The window agcaatatTAAAACAtctaacatttttatgtttcttaATTTTCTGTGTTAGGCACATGAATTTTCatgtaaatgtgctatataataAAATTGTCATTGTTATGTATTACCTGTCAACCACCAACTCCAGTAAAACAATGTGGGAGTGCTGATTGAACGCATCTTCCCCATCCACAAAGTCATACTGCTCTAGCAGAGCTACCATGTCTAGATTACAGGAGTGCTTGTCCGGGAACTTCCAGGAAGAAAAGCGGAGCGGTCCGGTTCGAGAAAACACGTCCAGAATCGCTCCCTGAAGGTCAACCAGGTCTTTTCGGAGGCTTTCGATACAGTCCTGACTACCCAGCAACTGACTCATGTCTGACAAACTATTTTATAAATGACACAGCTCTGAAAAACACTGTGCAGTCTGTTGATACCGTATCTCCTTGGCAACGTCCAAAAAAAGTACTCCAAGTTCCACAATGCTGTGCGGTTTATTTCCGGAAGTAATTCATCTCCATTGGGTCAACGAAAGCGCGACGTAGTAAGTGTGTTTAACCACGGCAAATTTTAAGCTTTTAGCTCCTGTAGCCTTTATTGTTGACATAGCATGTGCTAAAAAGTAGTGTTTAAAAtacgttttggtttttttgttggttttgtgtttgcaggttACTTCCAGTTTTACAATAAGTCGCAGCCATGCCGCCTGGGCCTGTTCAAATCGTTCAGCCGGAGGCTAACAACAAGGTAAGGGTACCGCTGCTAGTTAGCTAATGCCAGCAGTGTAGCCTACATACTGCTTGCTTTTTGTCGGCTAACTTGTGAACTGGGTTGATTTTTGTCTTTCTATACTTTGAACTGTCTCTTTGATTTTTGAATTTAGCGAACAGCTAGCgtctatttctttttctttcgcTAAACGTTTGAGGTCGCAGCATTAAACCTTGCTAGCCCGTAGTTAGCTGTGATGGTAAATCTACACACGACGTCTAAAATCTCAGTTCGAACCTGAAGGTAATTGCTGAGACTTTGCTGTCACTTGCTAAATTGAAAACGGATATTTGGATCAATGTGTCTTGTACCACATTTTTTCACGTAGAAAATTCACCGACCCACTTTCATCACAGCACTTGGTAGTTTTTACCGTATGGTGTGGACTACTGTAGCgaaatttaaagtttttcaaAATGTTGTCTATGCTTTGAGTGTTGTAAATTGTAGTAGAGCAGGGGAAATATTACTTGGTGTAGTTGGAAAAGCTTTAACATCGGGTGGGTGTTAAGTAGACCActgttgtttttactttattcttttatttattcatctaaCCCTTCTTTGGTTTATTCTAACTAACAAATGTGCTTTTGCGGCAACAGAATGATTCAACAGCAGAAGAAACGCCAGCCACAAAACCTATTGTTGGTATCATTTATCCACCTCCCGAGGTCCGAAACATTGTTGACAAGACAGCCAGCTTTGTTGCAAGGTTGGTTATTTTATATGTGGCagctttttaaatatgtaatggTAACTGGATTTCATGTATATGGCATAACTAATTCTTGCCAATTCACAGGAACGGGCCTGAATTTGAGGCAAGAATCCGTCAGAATGAGATCAACAATCCAAAGTTTAACTTCCTCAACCCGAATGACCCCTACCATGCCTACTATCGCCACAAAGTCAATGAATTTAAGGAGGGGAAAGCTCAAGAGCCATCTGCAGCTGTGCCCAAAGTTATGCAGCAGGCTATGCAACAGTCCCAGCAGCTTCCTCAGAAAGTAAGTCATTGAACTTCACtttgcactttattttttatttttttaataataaaaaaaaaggtctggTAGTCTTTGACCCTGACTaatattttacatgtttttttagGTTCAGTCACAGGTGATTCAGGAGACAGTGGTCCCCAAAGAACCTCCCCCTGAGTTTGAGTTCATTGCAGATCCTCCATCAATCTCAGCATTTGACCTGGATGTTGTCAAGCTCACTGCCCAGTTTGTTGCTCGCAACGGGCGCCAGTTTCTCACTCAGCTCATGCAGAAGGAACAGAGGAACTACCAGTTTGACTTTTTGCGACCACAGCACAGCCTTTTCAATTACTTCACCAAGCTGGTGGAGCAGTATACTAAGGTGACTTAACAGATTGGTCTTCTCTGGGTGTGTATTTATTCAAGTGGTGATTCTAAACTTTCTAAGCATTATATTGATTCTCGACTTTAATCCTTTAGATTCTGATCCCTCCCAAAGGCTTACTGACCAAACTCAAGAAGGAAGCCGAGAACCCAAAAGAGGTTATGGACCAGGTATTCTGTTTTAACAGTGACTGTTTCTCAAAATAACCGTTTACATTTGCTCTTTCCCATGGTTGTAATATGTCCTGTTGTCCAACCATCAGGTAAGGTACCGTGTTGAATGGGCAAAGTACCAGGAGCGCGAgaggaagaaggaggaggaggaaagggagaaagaacgAGTTGCATATGCCCAAATTGACTGGCATGACTTTGTAGTGGTCGAAACAGTGGATTTCCAGCCTAATGAACAAGGTAATTATAATCACAGTAACTATATCTTTAAATAGTAACCCCCACCTGTAAATATTGGTACAATCATTTAATCTTTATTGGCATCTCAAATTCCTTAGGCCACTTCCCACCACCTACCACACCAGAGGAGCTCGGTGCTCGCATCCTGATCCAGGAGCGCTATGAGAAGTTTGGAGAGAGTGAGGAGGTAGAGATGGAAGTGGAGAGCGATGGTGAAGATGATGAGCGGGAGGATAGGGGTGAAGGCCAGCCTTCACAGCCTGATCAAGACACACAAGTACAGGACATGGATGAGGTTAGAACTGATGGAGTAATTAATTACTGCGGATTGCAAGCTGTTTGTGTCTGACCAGTTATAGATTTGATActatatgtttttcttttaattaaatggCATCTTTTCTAACCCACTGcttggagaaagaaaaagaagaaaactttaAGATCTTGTAACAAAATCGATTCATCCCCTGCTGCTTTCTTTAGGGAtctgatgatgaggatgatggcATGAAGGCTCCACTTCCACCGGACACCCCCATGCCACCTCCACTGCCTCCAACTCCAGATCAGGTTATCATTCGCAAAGACTACGACCCCAAAGGTAACACTGTTCGTTATGTGAGCAAGTTTTTACTTTGtacaatttgtttgtttttgttttttaactaatGTTACCTTTTCATTACAGCATCCAAGCCTCAGCCTTCAGTTGCAGTTCCAGACGAGTACCTCATCTCTCCCATTACCGGTGAGAAGATCCCGGCCAGTAAGATGCCAGAGCACATGCGTATCGGTCTGCTAGATCCACGCTGGCTGGAGCAAAGAGACCGCAGcatcagagacagacagactgaggaTGAAGTTTATGCTCCTGGTTTGGATATCGAGAGCAGCTTGAAACAGCTGGCTGAGAGGCGTACTGATATCTTCGGTGTGGAAGAGACGGCCATCGGTAAAAAGATTGGGGAAGAAGAAATCCAAAAGCCAGAGGAGAAGGTAAAAACACTGAGTAACTGCAGCTTTTATAAAACTGTctttaacaataataataacaataataattgtATTCTTTTGCATTTCAGGTTACCTGGGATGGGCACTCTGGAAGCATGGCTCGTACACAGCAGGCAGCGCAGGCCAACATCACCCTGCAAGAGCAGATAGAAGCCATTCACAAGGCCAAAGGACTGGTGGGAGAAGATGACACTAAAGAGAAAATTGGCCCTAGCAAGCCAAGTGAAATTCATCACCAGCCACCCATCCCCTCCTCTGCACCCAGTTTGCCTAAACCTAGTCCCCCTGTCACAGTGGTGCCTCGCCCACCCTCTGTAAGTTAAAATTGTAATTGTATACATTTGAATGCTTTTTGTTGTACCTTCTTATCACGTAATGTTGTTATGTAACAGGTGGCACCACCAGTACGCACCACTCTCTTGTCTGCTGTACCTGTAATTCCGAGACCACCTGTGGCTCCTGTGGTGCGTCTTGCACCAGGACAAGTTATTACCCCAATGCCGCCCATGATTCCTGCTCCCCGCATTAACGTGGTTCCCATGCCGCCTTCTGCGCCTCACATCATGGCTCCCAGACCACCTCCCATGGTTGTTCCAGCCCGTAAGTTAACCCCCTAGGGTCAAGGGTATAGTGGCTGTTTTTTACTACTTTTGATTTTGCTCTTGAATTAGATAAAATGCAGGTAATGGCTCAGGCATTGTTTTGTAAGTAGTTGTTCCAAAACAATCAGGTGTCACAATAAGATGCAACACTGATTATTCCTGACTACACACTACCTTTAAACTCCAGACTGGCTTGCAATTCTCAAATCTTGCTATCGGTGTCACTGTTCTTTCTTTTGCCATTGCTCCAAGAACTTCTCCTCAGCAACCAAATGCCACGTGTTCCATATAATTTTCTAATTGGTTGATGTGTTATATTTTTCCACCAGTagggtgttgtttttttgtttttattttattttaatttaattttttttatttttgaaagcactTTCCTTAGAatatcacattttctttttttcttttttttaatactttctcTTTATTGATTTTCATCTTATTTTACATACAGAACTAAAGAGGGCAAGGGAAACCAACACAGTCACATATGTTCGCATATTCCAAAATACACAACGCCTTGTTTTACTTACACATATTACATATTACACAGGTGCATGTTCCATTCAAACAAATTCGCAGCTGTCCCTCTGCATCACAGAGGTATCAGTTTCTAGTCTCTTGACATATAACGATCCCATCGTTCCCAAagtctctctcctttctccttcTGTAGCCGCAGTGAGAGGGTAATCAGTTCCATATGATGAATTGTGTTAATAATGTCTATGACCAGCTTCCGTGTGGGGGGAGAATATCACATTTTCAAGCAAAAGCATACCATAAATTATTGATCGTAGGTCAAATAAAATCATACTTATcaagacaatttaaaaaaactgg is drawn from Maylandia zebra isolate NMK-2024a linkage group LG12, Mzebra_GT3a, whole genome shotgun sequence and contains these coding sequences:
- the sf3a1 gene encoding splicing factor 3A subunit 1, producing the protein MPPGPVQIVQPEANNKNDSTAEETPATKPIVGIIYPPPEVRNIVDKTASFVARNGPEFEARIRQNEINNPKFNFLNPNDPYHAYYRHKVNEFKEGKAQEPSAAVPKVMQQAMQQSQQLPQKVQSQVIQETVVPKEPPPEFEFIADPPSISAFDLDVVKLTAQFVARNGRQFLTQLMQKEQRNYQFDFLRPQHSLFNYFTKLVEQYTKILIPPKGLLTKLKKEAENPKEVMDQVRYRVEWAKYQERERKKEEEEREKERVAYAQIDWHDFVVVETVDFQPNEQGHFPPPTTPEELGARILIQERYEKFGESEEVEMEVESDGEDDEREDRGEGQPSQPDQDTQVQDMDEGSDDEDDGMKAPLPPDTPMPPPLPPTPDQVIIRKDYDPKASKPQPSVAVPDEYLISPITGEKIPASKMPEHMRIGLLDPRWLEQRDRSIRDRQTEDEVYAPGLDIESSLKQLAERRTDIFGVEETAIGKKIGEEEIQKPEEKVTWDGHSGSMARTQQAAQANITLQEQIEAIHKAKGLVGEDDTKEKIGPSKPSEIHHQPPIPSSAPSLPKPSPPVTVVPRPPSVAPPVRTTLLSAVPVIPRPPVAPVVRLAPGQVITPMPPMIPAPRINVVPMPPSAPHIMAPRPPPMVVPAPFVPAPPVPQPPSAAPAPPIHPPPPHEDEPVSKKMKTEDNLIPEEEFLRRNKGPVAVKVQVPNMQDKSEWKLNGQVLNFTVPVTDQVSVIKVKIHEATGMPAGKQKLQYEGIFIKDSNSLAYYNMSNGSIIHLALKERGGRKK